From a region of the Drosophila ananassae strain 14024-0371.13 chromosome XL, ASM1763931v2, whole genome shotgun sequence genome:
- the LOC6504800 gene encoding angiopoietin-related protein 4 yields MILPAVFLCLISISLASDEGACYVTSEMEDECGSVFYPIVKPLLRYFEVCQTKDRKNADLQDSLDELNLKYSKLLEKHSASQDNCIVVALKYAEIQEKFQQRGPNETNSKNEQLQNKLIELNRQNARLQEQSSNKDVELRSLRAQIAQQAAQITQLKDQTSDLKQTCELGKLKDLFSEEIAKLREVVKSGSGTEPNTTQSKSTQVDLPDRCPSTQDEFVVYLEIYFPGLEPFQVRCYSKEDVGSGWMMVFSKYYYSTELNQTYDQYINGFGDVKYAHFIGLEKLHILTSQKPHEVMVYEYFENNRVICESFVVGGRSEGYSLKQIDGCRGDTSRFNLIQGTKFSTFDRDQDGNPDHNWAQELGYGFWFGSEKLVDDLIWNSSRFFHFYIRRKD; encoded by the exons atgaTTCTACCGGCGGTTTTCCTGTGCTTAATTTCCATCTCCCTGGCATCGGACGAAGGA GCGTGTTACGTCACCAGTGAGATGGAGGATGAATGCGGGTCGGTCTTCTACCCCATCGTCAAGCCCCTTCTCAGATACTTTGAGGTTTGCCAGACGAAGGATCGGAAGAACGCAGACCTACAGGACTCACTGGATGAACTTAACCTCAAGTACTCAAAATTGCTGGAGAAACATTCGGCATCTCAGGATAACTGTATTGTCGTTGCACTCAAATACGCAGAGATCCAGGAAAAGTTTCAGCAGAGAGGCCCAAATGAAACCAATTCGAAAAATGAACAACTTCAGAATAAGCTAATTGAACTGAATCGTCAGAATGCGAGGCTGCAGGAACAGAGTTCAAATAAAGATGTGGAGCTCCGAAGTCTTAGGGCACAAATAGCTCAACAAGCTGCTCAAATCACTCAGTTGAAGGACCAAACCTCTGATCTTAAACAGACTTGTGAGCTCGGCAAGCTGAAGGATCTTTTCAGCGAAGAGATAGCAAAGTTGCGGGAAGTTGTGAAAAGTGGAAGTGGAACTGAACCCAATACTACTCAGTCGAAGTCAACTCAAGTTG ATCTTCCAGATCGGTGTCCATCAACACAAGATGAATTTGTTGTCTACCTAGAAATCTATTTCCCAGGATTGGAACCTTTTCAAGTGCGTTGCTACTCAAAGGAGGATGTTGGATCTGGATGGATGATGGTTTTttctaaatattattattcaacGGAATTGAATCAAACATATGATCAGTATATAAATGGATTTGGAGATGTGAAATATGCACACTTCATTGGACTTGaaaaattacatattttaacGAGCCAGAAGCCGCATGAGGTTATGGtttatgaatattttgaaaataatagaGTAATATGCGAGAGCTTCGTTGTGGGCGGCAGGAGCGAAGGTTACAGCCTGAAACAGATTGACGGTTGTAGAGGCGATACTTCCCGCTTCAATCTCATTCAGGGAACAAAGTTCTCGACATTTGATCGCGATCAAGATGGAAATCCGGATCACAATTGGGCACAGGAATTGGGCTATGGATTCTGGTTTGGTTCCGA AAAGCTAGTAGATGATTTGATTTGGAATAGTAGCAGattctttcatttttatatCCGAAGAAAGGATTGA